The region AAACCGACCGACGAACCGGCGCGGACGCACCTGACGGCGTCGTCACCTCGGCAGCGAAGACGTTTAGCGGACGGGTTCCCTACCGTGGGGCGATGGTCGAGGAGATCACCCCGGCGGAGCTGGAAGCGAAGCTGGCGGCGGACGAGGACGTGCAGGTCGTGGACATCCGCGAGGAGCGGGCGTTCGAGGCGGGCCACATCCCGGGCGCGGAGAACGTGCCGTTCCCGGAGTTCACGAGCGCCGTCGCCGAGCGCGACTGGGGCGACGAGGTCGTGCTCGCCTGCCCCATCGGGCAGAGTTCGGTGCAGGCGGGGCGGCTGCTGGAGTCCCACGAGGGGGTCGACGAGGGGACGACCGTTGCCTCGCTCGCCGGCGGGTACGACGAGTGGGACGGCGACCTCGAAGACGCCTGATCCCGGCGGTTCTCTCACCTGCGTGTAGCGATCGTGAACCGGTTGTGAGTTGCGACGTAGCGGCGAAATCTGTTCGACCCTCACGATTTATTAGGCTGGTGTGTCATACCATACCGTGTATGGCATCAGCTCCCGACGACTCCGGCGACGACGTGTTCGACCAGTTTCTCTCGCAGCGGGGCCACGAGACGGAGCGAGTAGACTGGGAGACATCATATAACAAGAAGCAGTGTCCGGAGTGCGGCGGGGTCCACGACGACGCGGCGACGGAGTGTTCCGTCTGCGGGTGGGGTCCGGGGCAGTAACGCGACCGCGCGCGGTTCGCAGCCGCGGCCGGTCTGTGACTGCGGTCCGAACGCGTCGGACGGCGATACAATTATAACGAATTATTTCTTCAGGTAGCGATGGAGATAGAAATGCCGGAATGTCAGAACTGCGGGGCGTTCGTCACGGAAGCGTACGCACGAGTGTTCACCCCGCGCGGCGTCGACGACCCCCGCGTCTGTCCGGACTGCAAGGACAAGATACGCGACGGCAGCGAGGTACGCGAGGCTCGGTCCCCGCGCAACACGTAGCGCCCGGCGGTCTCCGCGGGCGAGGCAGAACCCACGGGGCTTATATTCGTCGGGGGCATGAACTGCGACAATGAGTCAGAGCGACACGGCCGTGACCCGGCTGTTCGGCGGTCCGGGAAGCGGGAAAACGACTGCCCTCCTCGACCGTGTCGAGGGCATTCTGGAGGACGATGACGTCGGGATGCGTGACGTGCTCGTCGTCTCCTACACGCGTGCCGCCGCCGCGGAGGTCCGCGAGCGGCTGGCCGAACGGCTCGACGCGAACCCCCGGTCGCTGAAGGGGAACGTCTGTACGATGCACGCGAAGGCGTACGAACTGCTCGACCTCTCCCGGAGCGACGTGGTCGGCGAGGACGACAAACAGGAGTTCTGCGAGGAGTACGGCGTCGAGTTCGAGGACGAGTACGGCGGTGCCGGCCGCCGCACCGCCCGCTCGACCACGATCGGCAACAAGATCATCGCCACGAGCCAGTGGCTCCAGCGGACGAACCGCGACGTGGCCGACTGGTACGACGTGCCGTTCCAGTGGGACGACGAGACGGTGCGCCTGCCGCCGGAGGTCGACGACCGCGCCCAGGAGGGCAACAAGTACACGCCGACCTGGCCCAGCGACGACGACCGGATCGACGTGCCCGAGACGATCCGTGCCTGGCGGTCGTACAAGGGCGAGCACGACCTGGTCGGCTTCGCGGACATGCTCGAACGCGTCCAGCAGCGCTCGCTCCAGCCGAGCGTCGACTACCTCGTCATCGACGAGTTCCAGGACATCACCCAGCTCCAGTACGAGGTGTACGAGGAGTGGAAACCCCACTTAGAGCGCGTGCTCATCGCGGGCGACGACGACCAGGTCGTGTACGCCTGGCAGGGTGCCGACCCGCAGCTCCTGCTGGAGGAGGGCGGCGAGGACGTGATACTGGACACCTCCTACCGCCTCCCCTCGAAGATCCTCCACACCGTCCAGCAGGAGGTCGGCCACATCGAACAGCGCCAGGAGAAGAACCTCTCGCCCCGGACCGAGGGCGGCACCGTCGAGGCCGTCGAGAGCCCGTCGATGCTCGACCTCGTCCGGAACGTCCGCCGGACGATAAACACCGACGACGGGTCGATCATGCTGCTGTTCCGGGCGCGCTACCAGATGTTCCGGTTCATCGACGAGTTCATCACCGAGGGCGTCCCGTTCCAGTGTCTCACCGACCAGCGGATGTGGACCGACCGGCTGGACCAGTACGTCACCGCCGTCGAGCGGATCGACGAGGGGAAGGACGTGACCGGACTGCAGGCCCGCCGGCTCGCGGACATGCTGCAGGAGTCGGCGTTCGGCACGAACGACCGCGACGACCTGTTCGACCACATCGACGAGCGCGAGGAGGCGGCCGACACCGACGACCTCGCGGAGATCATCATCGACTCCGAGGTGGTGAGCGACCACGTGCCGTTCATGCCCGGCCCGGCCTCGGCCTCGGACATGGTCCGGAAGGTCACCAGCTTCCAGACGAAAAGCATGCAGGCGTACTTCGCGTCCGGCGAGTACCGCGACATGGACCGGGACCGCCTCCGCGTCGGCACCATCCACAGCGCGAAGGGCCGCGAGGCCGACCACGTGTTCGTCGGCACCGACCTCACCGAGAAGGTCGTCGAGCAGATGGCCGCGACCGTCGACGACCCGACCGACGTGCCGGGCTGCGAGGAGTTCACCAAGACGACCAGCCCCGTCCCGACGCTGACCGACAACGAGCGCCGCGTCTTCTACGTCGGGATGAGCCGCGCCCGCGAGCGCCTCGTCCTTCTGGAGAACCTCGTCGACGGCGCGCCGACGCTCCCGGTCGACGTGTTGCTCCACAACGAGCCGACCGAAACCGACATCGAGGAACTCATCGACGAAGCCAAGGAGCCCCTAGAGGCGAAGTAGCCGATGGCTCCGCTCGACACCGCCGTCCTCACGGCGGCTGTCGACGAGCGCGACGCCGCCGCGTTCCTCCACGCCGGTATCGCCGCCGAGCCGACGCTCCGCTACTGTACCGGCACGCTCCCCGACTGCGAGGCAGCGTACGTGTACGCGGACGGCGAGGCGACGGTGTTCCTCCCGACGGCGGTGGCGAACTCCCCGGCGTTCGACGCGATGGTGACGGACGCGACGGTCCGAACGACTGACGGCCCCGTCGCGGAGCGGGCGGTCGCCGCCCTCCGTGACCGGGGCGTCTCGGGGACGGTGTTGACGCCGCGCCACGTCCCCCACGACGCCGCGCTGTACGCCGAGCGCGCGGGCTACGAGGTGGCGTCGACCGACGCCGTCGAGCGCGCCCGGGCGGTCAAAACCCCGGCCGAGCGCGACCGGATCGCCACCGCGGGGGCCGCCGCCGAGGCGGGCGTCGAGCGCGCACGCGAACTCCTTGGGGTGGCGCGGGTCGTGGACGGCCGCCTGCGGTACGACGGGGAGCCGGTGACGCCGCGCCGCCTCCGGGGGGTCGTCGACGACGCGATCCGTGCCGGCGGCGCGTCCCCCGCGAACGCCACGCGCATCTCGGTCGCCGGGGACCGTCGAACCGCCGACGACCCGGTCGAAGCCGGCCGGACGGTCGTCGTCCGCGTCGCGCCGCGGGAGCCGAGCGGCTACCGCGCCGCGCTGACCCGGACGGTCGTCGTCGAGGGCGAGGGCGGGTGGGAGCGCCGCGCCCAGCTCGCCGTCGAGCGGGCGCTCGACTCGGCGCTGCGCGAACTGGAAGCCGGCGTCCCGGCGTCGACGGTCCGCGAGGAGGTCATGATCGAGTGTGGCGCGTACGGCTTCGCCGACGACGCGCTCCCGGCGAGCGCGGGCCACGGCGTCGGGCTCGCGGCACGGGAACGCCCGGACCTGACTACGGACGCGTCGCTGTCGGCGGGAACCGTGCTGGCGATAACGCCGTCCGTGACCGACCCGTCGGGCGGCGAGGTGGCCCTTTCGGATCTGGTCGCCGTCACCGAGGACGGGTACGAGCCGCTGGCGACTGCCGAGCGGTCGCTGGAGCCGTAGCCGGATCTACTCCTCGTCGTCTTTCGCGACCGTCCCGGCGACGCGTTCGGCCGCCTCGGCCGGCAGGTCGCCGGGCGTCGTCAGGTACTCCTCGGCGGCCACCATGAGGACTGCGATGGCGAGAAACGCCGCGCCGAGCGCCGTCCGACCCGACAGCAGGAAGTCGGCACCGACGTAGACGACGGGGATCGCGAAGACGAGCGTCGCGCCCAGCTGGAGCGTGCCGATGATGCCGCGACTCATTCGCCCGGTCGTACTCCCCGGACGGGCAAAAGTCCGTCCGTCCGCGTCGAAGAGGCTCCGTCCGAGTCGGGAGGGTTTTGCCCTGGCGGCACCGACTGTCCGCCATGTTCACCGGCATCGTCGAGGGGACGGGTGAGGTGCTGGCCACGGAGCCGACCGAAGACGGACTGCGCCTCCGGATCGGCACCGGGTTCGAGACGCTGGCACACGGACAGAGCGTCAGCGTCAGCGGGGCCTGCCTCACCGTCGAGGAACACGGCGACGGGGCAGACGGCCAGTGGTTCGAGACGTTCCTCGCGGCGGAGACGCGGGCAAAGACCCATCTCGGTGCGCTGGCGGCGGGCGACCGCGTCAATCTGGAGCGCGCGCTCCGGGCGGACGACCGGCTCGACGGCCACTTCGTGCAGGGCCACGTCGACACGACGACAGAGGTCGTCGACGTGCGCGAGGTCGGCGAGGACTGGGAGTTCGAGTTCGCGTTACCCGAGGACCACGGCCGGTACGTCGTCGACAAGGGGTCGGTGACGGTCGACGGGATCAGCCTCACCGTCGCCGAGCGCGGCCCGGAGACGTTCACGGTCGCCGTCGTCCCGACGACGTACGACCTGACGACGCTGTCCGAGAAGGTCCCGGGTGACCCCGTCAACGTCGAGGTGGACGTGATCGCGAAGTACGCCGAGCAGCTGGTCGACGGGTACTGACCCGGGCCCGACGGGCGAGGGACCGACTCAGTCCCGGATCGACCCGTCGAACTCCGCGCGCTCGGGCGACGCGTCGGCGTCCTGCTCGGCCCCCGCGTCGAACGCCTCGTAGGCGGCGCGGTAGCGGTCGATCTTCCGGTAGAGGTAGTAGCCGGCCGCGCCGACGTAGAGGACGACGTACGCGACGAACGAGAGCCCCATCGAGAGGTCGGTCGCGTCGGCGATGATGCCCGGCGCGACGCCGACCGACGCGTTGTACGTGGCGTGGACGAACGCCGCGATCAGGATCCCCTTCACGACGATCGGCCCGGCCTGCTCGCGGTTGAACTTCGCCAGCCCGAGGTAGTAACCGGCGATGCCGGAGTAGACGACGTGGCCCGGTCCCGCCAGCGCCCTGACGAACGCGATGCTGAACACGCCGCCCTCCGCGAACCGGGCGATGTACAGCGCGTTCTCGATGGTGGCGAAGCCGAGGCCGGCGGCCGCCCCGTACACCGCGCCGTCGACGACGGAGTCGAAGCGGTCGCTCCGGTACGGGTGGAGCCGGACCGCGAGCAGCTTCACCGTCTCCTCGACGGGCCCGACGACGAGGTAGAAAAACAGGACGCTACCCACGCCGAACGTCCCGAACTGGACCGCCTGCAGGATGCTCCCGAAGTCGTTCAGGACCCCGGCGAAGCCGGCAAAGAGAACGCCGAGCACGAACGTCCCGAGCAGCAGTCCGACCGGTTCCTCGCTCGTCACGTCTATCCGCCGGAAGTACGCCGCGAGCAGCAGCGCCGGGACCGCCGACAGCAACACGAACCCCCAGACTGCCGGGTCCCGAACGTCCCCGAGCGCGCCGACTGCGACCAGCGCGATCAGCAACACCACGCCCAGCAGTATCAGTAGCCAGCGGCCGATGGGCCGGAGGCTCCCGTACACCGATACGGCGAGTCTGTCGACGGCCGTCCGCGGCTCCCAGCTTGCGATGTCGTACAGGTCCTGCGAACCGTCCGACGCGCGCTCGACCGGGTCGCGACCGGGTGGCATGCCCCGACGTACAACCGGAGGCCGTGTAACGTTTTGCCCCTTATATAATACGAATGTAATAATATACCATAATCTGTTTTAGGGTGGGGTTTAACAACGACGATTCCGCAGAACCGGTACCATGTTTAGCAATAGTAGGGGGATCCACTACACGTCGCCGCCGACAGCGGACGACGAGGACACAGCCGACGAGACGGCACGAAGCGACCGAGCCGACGAGCCGACCGACGCACCGACCGCCGACACCGCCCCGACTGCCGACACCGCCGTGACCGAGGCGGACGCGAACTGGACGGGCGACGTCCCCGCCGACGACTGACACTTCGACCGTACGACCCAGCCGATAGCAGGACGCGGAGCGACGGCTGTAGCCAGCAGCTGGTTCCCGCCCGTCGTCGGCCAGCGCGCCGGACCGGTCCGCCGGTCGGGTCGCGTTCCGGACGGTTCAAATCCCTCGCCCGCCAACGCCGCGATATGCATTTCGACCAGCGAACGCAGCGGGCGCTCCGCGACGCCGGCCTCGACGACACGGCGCTCGCGGCCGCCTCGGAGGCGGTCGTCGACGCGACGCGCGAGGCCGCCGCCGACCTGGAGGCGTTCTTCGAGGACCGCGGGACGGTCTACTCCGACATGGAGATGGCCCACTCCGCGAGCGACTACCCCGAGCACGCCGTCGACTACCTCGACCTGACGACACACGCCGACGAACTGCGCGGCTGGCTCCGCTTCGACTCCTGGGGTGTCTACGTCGAGGACGGCCGCGTGCTGGACGACGGGCTCGTCGAACTGACGCTCGGGCCGACGGTCCACGACCGGGTTCGCTTCGCGGACTCGCGCGACCGCCTGCGATGACGAGCGTTCGCGTCCGCGGCATCTACACCACCGCGCTGACCGAGCGCCTCCGCGGCGAGTACGACGTGGTGCAGGCGTCGCCGCCGATCCGCCGCCGCTTCGACGCCGCGTTCGAGGTGGCCCCGGCCGACGTTCGGATCGACACCACCGACGACAGGCAGGGCGTGTCGGTCTCCGGCGCGCCCGACGCGGTCGACGCCGTCGCCGAGAACCTGGGCGCGGTCGGCCGCGACGCGTTCGCCTGGGACGACACCGCGGCGCTCGGTGCCGTGTTCGACGGCCGCGTCACCGAGACGCTGGGCAGCGGCGCGGTCGTCTCGCTCGACGGCGACCGGGAGGGGTTTCTCCCCTTCCGCGCCGTCGACGGCTACGTCGACGACGGCGACCACGTCCGGGTGCAGGTCCGTGAGCCAGCGCCGCCGTGGGGCGACGACCGGCCGCTGCTGGGCGACGCGATGCGCGTTCCGGGCGGGCTCGTGACGCTCGCGCGGGACCGGGACGGCGTCTCGGCCGACGCCGCCGGCGAGCGCGCGACCGAACTCGTCCGGACGACCGAACTGCTGTCCGCCGAGCCGCCGGACGGCTGGGGCGTCCGCTGGGAGCGGGCGGCCGCGGACGCCGACATGGACGCGCTGGGCGACGCGCTCGACGCCGCCGCGGACCGCGCCGACGCGCTGGCCGGGGACCTCGCCGACGCGCCGTCGCCCGGCGAGCAAGCGCCCGCGCTCGTCGCCGCGCCGTCCGCGACGCGGTGGGTGTGGTTCGGCCGCGAGTGCCGGTTCGAACTGGACGATGCCCGCCGGGCCGTCGAGACGACGATGCCGGGCCACCACCGGACGAAGGCCGCCCACCGCGCCGCCAGCTCCGCGGTCGACTTCGTCGAGAGCGTCGTCGACGCCGACGACCTTGCGAACCGCGAGTTCCCGTTCGACGCCGTCGCCGAGCAGTACGGGCCGGCGGCGGGCGACGATCTGGCCATCGTCCACGGCAAACCCGACGGCCGCTGCTACACCCTCGGCGAGGGCGAGGTAACGGACTTCGACCCGGACGGGAAGCTGACTGTCAAACGGACGATCCGCGGCAGCGGCACGTACGACGCGCTCGGCACGGAACGCGAGCGCGGCGACGCCGCCATCACGAAGATCACCGAGGGCCGCTGGTGGTACCCGACCGTCTACCGCGGCGAGGACGGCGAGCGGAAAGGAACCTACGTCAACGTCTGCACGCCGGTCGAGGTGTTCCCCGACGGCGTCCGCTACGTCGACCTGCACGTCGACGTGATCAAACGTCCCGACGGCGAGGTGACGGTGGTCGACGAGGACGAACTCGACGCCGCGGTCGCGGCCGGGAACGTCTCCGAGGCGCTGGCTGAGAAGGCGAGAAGCGTCGCGAAGGCGGTCGAGAGCGCGCTATAGGTGGTCCTTGCCGGGGTTGGACGACCCCCAGTCGCCGCGCCCGCCTTCGGTCCGGTCGACGCCCATGATGCTCTCGGCCTGGTCGACGCCGAGGGTCTCGCCGGATTCGGGCACCCGCACCGTCACGTCCTCGACCTCCGGCCACTTGAGCAGGTCCGCCTCGATGTTGCCCGAGGTCACCTCGCTCACGTCACAGCCCGAACAGCCGCCGCCGAGTTCGACGACCACCTCGCCGGTCTCGGGGTCGGCCTTCCGGACGGAGCTCGTCCCGCCGTGCATCTGAATGATCGGCATCTGCTGGACGAGCCACGTCTCGATCCGCTCCGCGAGGGGTTCCTCGGAGTCGGGGTCTTCGGGTGAGCCGATGGTCATTGCTCGCGAGTACGTACTCCAGGTACGGGAAGGTTTGGATCCCGGTGGGCGGATTTCGGGAACGATCGTGAGGGTTCGGGCCTGACGCGGCCGGTTACGGGGCCGGCGGGTCAGTCCCGGCGGAGACGACGCAGGCCGAGGCCGAGGCCGGCGAGCGCCGCACCGACGCCGAAGCCGGGCATACCCCCGCCGTCGCTGTCGTCGCTGCTGTTGTCGCTGCCGCCGTCGCCGCTTCCGTCATCGCTGCCGCCGCTCCCGTCGCCGTCAGCGGTGGTACCGTCGTCCATCGCGGTGGTCGTCTCGTCCATCCCCGTCGTCGTGGTGCCGTCGTCCATCGCGGTGGTCGTAGTCGTCGTGGTCGACTCGGACCCGGATCCGGACCCGTCCTCCATCAGCGACGGCGGGTCGGACTGTTCGCCGGCCTCGTCGGGGAAGGTAAACACCGCGGCGACATCCGTGTTCTCCAGCCCCGTCCCGAGGCTGGTCGCGGCGAAGAACTCGCCCTCGACGCCCGCCTGGGCCGTCCAGAAGCTCGTCTCGTCGGGCATGCGCCACCACGACAGCTGTTCCGGGTTCGCGGGGTCGCTCACGTCGAACAGCTTGACGCCGCCGTTGTACCACGACGTGTACAGCCGGTCACCGACCCAGTCGAAGTTGTGGGAGGTGGTCCACGTGCCGCCCTGGTAGGCGTTGTTCCCGGACTCCTCGGGTTCGATCGTCGACACCTTCTCGGGCGACTCGGGGTCGGAGATGTCCCAGAAGTCGATCCCGCTGGGACCGCCCGAGCCGTTGTTGTTGATGTCCCAGGTCTCGGCACCGACGGCGACCATGGTGCCGTCGGCGTTGGGCTGGACGTAGTGGGAGTTCCCCAGCGGCTCGAATCCGGCGAGCTGGGAGCCGCCGCCCTGCAGATCCGACAGGCTGTAATCGCCGAAGTGGGTGATGTATTCGGGGTTGGTCGGGTCGCTCACGTCGAGCACCCAGGTCCCCGAGTCCCAGTGTGCGAGGTACGCCCGGTCGTCCTGCACGTAGATGTCGTGGAGCGACCGCCGGCCGGCCGGCACCTCTGCCCACGCCGAGTCGTATTCGAGCTGCGACCAGCGTGCGATCTCCTCCTGGGACTCGATGTCGACGACGACCATCGGGTACGCGCCCTCGTCGTAGGCGGTCAGGTACGCGTGACTCCCGTGGAGGAAGGAGTTGTGGATCGGGAACTCAGTCGGGTAGAACTCCTCGATGGACGCGTCCGTCGGCGAGCTGATGTCGACGGTGAAGAAGCCGGAGACCTGGCCGCTGTTGGCCGGCCCGACGACGATCATGTGGTCGCCGTCCTGCTTCACGTCGTAGATCTGTCCGAGCGGGCCGTTCTCGCTGTCGGGCTGTAGCCCGCGCTCCTCGATGAGCAGTTCCGGGGACGCCGGGTTCGAGAGGTCGAACACCGCGAAGCCGTCGGTGAGCGCGACGTAGGCAGTCGTGCCGTCGTCGCCCATCACCAGTTCCTTCGCGTTGGGGATGTCGTACCGGCCGATCGGTTCGTAGCCGTCTTCCTGGGTCGCGGTGCTGCCCGACGCCGCCGCGGGAACAGCCGCCGCGAGTCCGGCCGCACCCGTCGCCTTCAGCACGCTCCGCCGGAGGACACTCCGCTCGTCTGGGGACTCCATACCCCCACATGTGGCCGACCTGTAATAAAACTGTGTTGTACGAACCTCGAAAACGGGACTATCGCGTTGCCGTGCGGCGGTCATTAGTCTCCTGTGCTGGCACTGGCGCGGTCCCTCAGCGCCGCATTCGGGACCGGTCACCGGTTCCTAACGCTGGCACTGGCGCGGAGCCTCAGCGACGCATTCGGCTCCGATCGCCAGTACCAGCGGTCATCGCGCTTGCGACCGCCCCCCGAACCACCACGTCGTCGCCAAGCGTCGTCAGCGACACGTCCGGCAGGTTGGTAAACACCATGTCGTCCAGCCGTTCGCGGATCGGGTCGAGGACGAGTTCCTCGTTGTTGAGCGCGACGGCTCCGCCGACGTAGATGACCAGCGGGGCGTACGCGTGGATGATGTTGGCGACGCCCATGGCGTTCCAGTGGGCGACCTGGTCGATGACGTGGTCCGCGAACGTGTCCTCGCCGGCGTGGGCGAACACGTCCGCCGCCGAGAACTCGGGGTCGTCGATCGGCAGGGCGGTGTCGACCGGATCCTCGTCGTGGAGGAACCGGGCGTACCGCGGGATGTTGTTGCCCGAGCAGTACGCCTCCCAGTGGCCGTCCTTGCCACAGCCGCAGGTGAGATGGCCCTGCGGGTCGACGACCATGTGGCCGACCTCGCCGGCGTTGCCGTCCCAGCCCGAGAGGACGTTGCCGTCGACGGTGACGCCCGCGCCGATGCCGCTGGAGATGGTGAGGTAGGCCATGTCGTCGGGGTTGCGGTCGCTGTGGAACCGCTCGCCGATGACGCCCGCGATGGTGTCGTTGTGGAGGTACACCTCGTCGTCGTCGATCAGCTTTCCGACCGGCCCCGTCAGCGGGATCGTGTCGATGGTGTCCGGCAGGTTCGCCGGGTTCTCGACGGTCCCTTCGGCCAGGTCGAGCGGCCCGATCGAGCCGATCCCCGCCGCACGGATGCTCGTCGGGTCGACGGCGGCCTCCTCGCAGGCCGTCCGCAGGGCGGAGAGGACGGCCTCGGTGACCGCGATGCCCGTCGGCCCCTGTGGGGTGTTCTGCCGGTGCGCGCCGATGATCGTCCCCTCGTCGTCGGCGACGACCGCCCGGACGTTCGTCGCGCCGAGGTCGACGCCCGCGTAGTTACCCATTCTGGTAGGGAAGGGAACGCGCCGCCACTTAATTAGACCGTTCGGCGTCGCGGCGGTCCTACCCGAACGAGAACTGGACGCCGTCGTCGTCGCCGTCGCCGCCGGACGGGAGCTGCGGGACGAGCCACGAGAGGAACGCGTCCTGACTGCGCGACTGCAGCCAGACGGTGCCCTGACCTTCGAACTCGCAGACCAGCCCCTCGCCGCTGAACAGCGTCGACTTCAGCCCGCCGACCTTCCGGACGTCGAAGGAGACCTGGTCCTCGAACGCGACGATGTGGCCGGTGTCGACGACGTACCGCTCGCCGGGGTCCAGCGTGACGGGTTCGACCGCGCCGTAGCTCGACAGGAACGCATCGCCGGTCCCCGTCAGCCGCAGGAGGAACAGTCCCTCGCCGCCGAAAAAGGTCTTTCCGCCGCCGAACTCGGTGTCGAGGTCGATATCCCTGTCGGCTGCGAGATACGACCCCGACTGGACGTACAGCGTCTCGGACTGCAGCTCCTGGTGGACCACGTCGCCGGGAAGCGGCGGGGCCAGCGTGACGTTCCCGGGGTCGGTCGCCTCGAACGTGTTCCGGAAGAAGGATTCGCCGCCGAACACCGAGCGCTTGACCGAACTGAGGAGCCCGCTGTCTCCCCTGTCGGTCGTGATATCGATCCCGTCTGAGTGGGACACCATCGCACCCGCCTCCGCGGTGATCGACTCGCCGCGGTTCAGCGATACGTCGAGGAGGGCAAAGGACGGCCGGTGGCGCACTTCGTGCTCCATATGTGACCATCCGTGTCGACCGGCTTAAACGTCCGGGCGAGGCTGGACGCCCGCCCCGACAGCTATCAGGTATAATACCGTATCACACTGTATGGACGACGAGATCCCCACCACCGACCGGGTCAGCGATTCGGAAGCGGCGGCCGCCCACGAGGTCGAACTCGCGCTGGAGTGGCTGCAGCGCGCACGGGGCCGCTTCGTCGAGTTCCATCACGCGACCGGGCACGCGCTGGACCACCTGCACGACGCCGAGGCGGCGCTCCGGGACTGCGGGTACGACGACCTGGCCGACGAGATCCGCGACGAGCATCTCCCCCGTGGCGTGTTCGAGGACCGCTGGACGTACGACCTGCTGGAGGAGTACGAGGAGGCGTTCCTCGCGCCGTACGAGGAG is a window of Halostella salina DNA encoding:
- a CDS encoding LVIVD repeat-containing protein, translated to MESPDERSVLRRSVLKATGAAGLAAAVPAAASGSTATQEDGYEPIGRYDIPNAKELVMGDDGTTAYVALTDGFAVFDLSNPASPELLIEERGLQPDSENGPLGQIYDVKQDGDHMIVVGPANSGQVSGFFTVDISSPTDASIEEFYPTEFPIHNSFLHGSHAYLTAYDEGAYPMVVVDIESQEEIARWSQLEYDSAWAEVPAGRRSLHDIYVQDDRAYLAHWDSGTWVLDVSDPTNPEYITHFGDYSLSDLQGGGSQLAGFEPLGNSHYVQPNADGTMVAVGAETWDINNNGSGGPSGIDFWDISDPESPEKVSTIEPEESGNNAYQGGTWTTSHNFDWVGDRLYTSWYNGGVKLFDVSDPANPEQLSWWRMPDETSFWTAQAGVEGEFFAATSLGTGLENTDVAAVFTFPDEAGEQSDPPSLMEDGSGSGSESTTTTTTTAMDDGTTTTGMDETTTAMDDGTTADGDGSGGSDDGSGDGGSDNSSDDSDGGGMPGFGVGAALAGLGLGLRRLRRD
- a CDS encoding TIGR00266 family protein, with translation MEHEVRHRPSFALLDVSLNRGESITAEAGAMVSHSDGIDITTDRGDSGLLSSVKRSVFGGESFFRNTFEATDPGNVTLAPPLPGDVVHQELQSETLYVQSGSYLAADRDIDLDTEFGGGKTFFGGEGLFLLRLTGTGDAFLSSYGAVEPVTLDPGERYVVDTGHIVAFEDQVSFDVRKVGGLKSTLFSGEGLVCEFEGQGTVWLQSRSQDAFLSWLVPQLPSGGDGDDDGVQFSFG
- a CDS encoding ROK family protein → MGNYAGVDLGATNVRAVVADDEGTIIGAHRQNTPQGPTGIAVTEAVLSALRTACEEAAVDPTSIRAAGIGSIGPLDLAEGTVENPANLPDTIDTIPLTGPVGKLIDDDEVYLHNDTIAGVIGERFHSDRNPDDMAYLTISSGIGAGVTVDGNVLSGWDGNAGEVGHMVVDPQGHLTCGCGKDGHWEAYCSGNNIPRYARFLHDEDPVDTALPIDDPEFSAADVFAHAGEDTFADHVIDQVAHWNAMGVANIIHAYAPLVIYVGGAVALNNEELVLDPIRERLDDMVFTNLPDVSLTTLGDDVVVRGAVASAMTAGTGDRSRMRR